One Aegilops tauschii subsp. strangulata cultivar AL8/78 chromosome 2, Aet v6.0, whole genome shotgun sequence genomic window, ttttgcgaagaGTTTCTTACACATAAGAGAAGCGAAGTATCATTAACATGTGTTGCTTGTCTGGCCTACTTTTTCTAAAACATTGTTAAATCTTAAACAAACTACTCCCTCCAGGTCATACATAACTGATGCTTTTGGATACTGATAATCTACTAGATGCGACTTTAACCAACAGTTTCTACTATAGTATGTATATTGATAACGCTCAAATACTTTTCGACAAAACTACATATAATATTTCCAAGTTTTTCCCTACTAAATATACTTAAAATAATATGAAATCTACATATAAGATTTTTCAAGTTTTTCCCTAATAAAACACTTAAAATAATACAAACAGTCAGAGTTGTAAAAGCTTTCAATAGATATGTCCAAAAATATCACCTATATATTTGCTATGGGTGCTATTTAAAACGAGTTATGGACGTTTGTTGATGTGATGGAACAATATTGTAGAAGTTCATACAAATACTCGAAGGAGTGCATCTATTTAGCCGTACAAATCAATTGGttatttattttcattttttcttAGTCAAGATTGATGTGAATTGTGGAGACATTTTTCATGCTCCGGAGGATGTAATGCAAGTTTTAATTTTGTTGAAAGAACAAAAGAATAGGAATTGTATGATACTATGTAGTTATGCCAACATAATAAAAAAAATCCCCATTACAGATACTTACTTCCTCTGTTCCAAACTATTTGAAGTCCTAGCTTTGTCCTAAGTTAAACTTGAACCTTATTCAAGTTTGACCAATTATATAGAAAAGTATATTACTATCTACAATATCAAATATATACATATAGAATGAAATTATATTTTGTGACGAATCTAATGCAACTAATTTGGTTTTGTAGAAGTTACTATATTTTTCTGTAAACTTGGTCACACTTGACacttcaaatattttcaaatggaGGAGTATAGAAAAATATATTTTCACCAACTTGATGAACAAATAGTTCTACTTGGTACCTAAACAATAAGATGTGCTAATGAAGTTAGTGACCATCTTTGACTATATCCAGTGTTATTTATGTTGCATAAGTtgtaatttatttatttatttgggGAAATCCCTATTGTTGCATAGGGAGTAAGACCCCAAAAGTATATGACAAGATGATAATGGATTAATAACATATAGTCCTTCTGTTAGGTAGCTTCGGTGAACACACTTTTTCGTACAATGACATGCATTCACGGGCTGGGGTATCGAAGTATTATTATTACGAGCTggccctccgtttctttttactctgcatataaaaTTTGATCAAAgacaaactttataaagtttgactaactttataggaaaaatatcaacatctacaatattAAAGCTAAAAGACTCCCGACCCGTATCAAACAAATGTGGAACTCGGTGCAAAGCAGCTCGACTTGCTCTATTTGGACGAGCTGCAATGGCATGTTTGTCGGTGTTGCATCACCGGCTGGTGCAGACGGTGGAGCAGTATGTCGGAGAGTCATGGACCAGTCGTCGCAAGGCTTTAAAAAAAACAAGCTTTATCCCGAAGTGGAGGCAACTCGTGAACCAAATTGGACCCCTGCATTTGTGGGTGCGATGACCTCTAGAAAGGCATCGGAAGCAACGATACTTCACCAAGGTTGGGGATTTGGATGAGCAATGAAGGCAAGGGTGATAGAAGGAAGTCGAAGGTGACCAGCACGTCCAGTGTGTCGGCATCCCAGAGGATCCCCATGAGATTTCGGTGTCCAACACACAGGAACCATAGGCGCTGCTCGACGCCAATGcctttttttttcgaaaaggggatctccccggcctctgcatcagagtgatgcatacggccatcttattaaAGAAATAAAAGGTTCCAACAAGGTTCCAAAGTCTCCAACTGAAAAGTAATAAAAAGACAGCTCACACAGAGCTAAAGAGGTTGGCCACACAGCCTAGCCAAGATAagacgccacaaccggctggctaaaGATAGATAGGTAAACCGGCTCGACGCCAATGCCTACAAATCTTTATAACAACTGTCGCAACTACTAAAAAATACACGCAACATTATGTCGTTATGCCAACATTATCAAAAACAAAATATCCATTAAATGTACTTACTAAATATATATCTTTACCCATTTGATTAACAAAAATGTTCTAATTGGGGTCTAAACAACAAGGTGTGCTAATGAAGGTAGTGACTATAGTTTCCAATATTATTTATTTTGCATAAATTGTAACTTATTTATTTTTGTGAGAAATATTATCATTGTTATATGGGGAGTAAAAGCGACCCTGAAGGTAATATATAACAAAGCGAGAAGTAGATAATAATATAGTCTTTTTGTTATATAGCTTTGATTAGGGTACTTTTCCTAAAGCGCCATGCATTCAGGGTATCAACTATCAAGTACTATTATCAATATACATTTCTGAGCCTTGCCTCATCTGCACCTGGTGAACAGTAAATTAAAAAAACTTTTTTTTGCATGAAAGATGTTTCAATGCATGAGATCCATGCCAATTTTCAGCGTGTTAGGACATCTACTTAGCAAAAAAAAAAACGGTCTGAACAAATAGTAAACTGTTTCACAGACCCCCCAATTTTTTCTTTTTTGCCGAGAGCTACTGGGATGTCCATACGCTCAAAATTGGCACGGACCTCACGCACTAAAACATCTTCGGTGCAAAAAAAAAACtcagattttttttattttccagTATTTTTTTCCTCTTTTACTGTTCATGGCAGGAGTATATGAGCCCGGGAGCCAAATCACCGCTCTCGTACTATTATTACTAGCTACACCCTTCGTCGGGGAGTTATTAGTACCCATCATATTCCAGTAAAATTTAAACCATACATGTGGCTTGCAAATATAAATAATTTGTCGTAAAAGTTATATTATTGGATTTGTATTCAAAAGTAGTTTTTTTGCGGGGTGTATTCAAAAGTAGTTACCAATGATACTATTTTTTCTACATACTATAACTCAAATATATGGTTGAAAATTGATCCAAAATACAATGAAGCCCAGTAAATCCAGACGGAGGAAGTAGCTGGTACCTGAAGAATTTTATGTGTGTATGGCTTTGGTACCTGGAGAGTTAGATTGCTTAAGTTGCTTGAATAATGGTCACGTACGCCAACATGAAAAGGAAAGCGCCATGGAATGGTCATTTTCAACTCCATTTGAAACTAGCTAGTGAAGTCAAATATACTTCATTGCActactatgcatctcagcagctTGTCTTTGACATCCAAGTCTGCTCATTCGTTATATAAAAAATAGTCTGCTGATCTGCTCTTAGTATTCCCAACTAATATACCCGGAAGTCGTTTTCTGCTCAACTTGCAACCGAGCTAGCAACCGCCTGGTCGATAGACACATCCCACATGTTGCATGCGATCACGTGAAACTAGCCCTAATGAAGCACAACCACCACAAATGACATTCCACCATATCAAAATAAGCTCGGGGGGGCACACGTTAAGTGTGATAAAAGCAATCTCAAACACGGAAATTAAGCGCGCCGGGATGTTTCCTCACCACAGCCACTGAAATTAACATGCCTCGATCGTTCGCTGGCGGGTGACTGGTGACCTAACACCTGCCGTACCACGACGACCGTGCGCCAGTGACCTGACACGGCGGTACGGCGACGGACGCTCCTACGCGAACGCGCGCGCGGGCAGTTCATCACCAAACGGCCAACTCTGACTAGTGACTGATGTATGGCGTCTTCAGGAGATCAGCCAGACCAACCAGATAGGTGCAGCTGAGCTGCCCAACCGGCCGACCAATTACCGAATCATCCCAAAAATACTTGCCTTCAGGTTCGATGTACCACAAAATATTTCGGTGCATAGGCTGAATAGCATGTATTGATATGAGTACAATTGAACGGCAGGCTCTGGTACAATCTTAGAGCCATTCTGTAGAGCAAACTAAGCAAACAATCAGAGCTTGAAATGTATCACTGACCATATCATGTGATCACTCATGTCTTCTCAATATTCCAAACTAATTTAACCACACATAACTAGAGATGGATAGGCAGAGATGGATCACACACAAAGTAAACAACCACCGAGATGCAGGTGGCCTACCAGGCCACCAAGGCACCAAAATTCAGTCAAATCACTACTAGTGTCTACCtcaaacatgcatgcatgtatacccTACACATGTAGGTCTAGCATTTTTGGCTATAAATACCAGCCTTCTTCTATCTCCCAGCCATCACAGCAAGAAGTTGCCTCTCGCTGATCGATACACGTAGACAAGAACACTATGCCGCGCAAGAGCACCATGTCCTCCCTTTTCTTCCTCGTTGCGCTGCTGCTCTCATGCAGCTCCATGAGCAGCGCAGCACGGTACCTAGAGGAGGCTGTGCCCAAGGAGTATCCACCACATCCGATCGTCCCGGAACAGCCAAAGCCGGAACTTCCACCGCACCCTGCCATGCCCGAGCTGCCGAAGCCTGAACTACCGCGCCCTCTCGTTCCCGAAGTGCCACACCCCGTGGCGCCGGAGACACCAAAGGAGCCTGAAGTGCCACACCCCGTGGTGCCGGAGACACCAAAGGAGCCTGAACTGCCGCACCCCGTGGTGCCGGAGGTGCCAAAGCATGAGCTGCCGCCGCACCCTGCTATGTCTGAGCTCCCGAAGCCTGAACTACCGCATCCGGCTGTGCCACAGACGCCAAAGGAGCCTGAAGTGCCACATCCCGTGGTGCCCGAGGTGTCAAAGCATGAGCCACTGCCGCACCCTGCTATGCCCGAGCTCCCAAAGCTTGAACTACCACATCCGGTTATGCCTGAGGTGGCAAAGGAGCCGGAAGTGCCACACACTGTCGTACCGGAGGTGCCAAAGGAGCACGAGCTGCCGCACCCTGCCTTGCCAGAGTTGCCGAAGCCTGAAATGCCACACCATGCCGTGCCAGAGGTACCAAAGGAGCCCCATGTGCCGCACCCTGAGGTACCAGAAGTCGCAAAGGAGCCCGAGTTACCGCATCCTACTGTGCCAGAGGTCCCGAAGCACGAAATGCCGCCGTTCCCCAAAGCCGAGCTGCCCCCGAAGCCCGAGTTTCATTTTCCGGAGCCAGAGGCCAAGCCATGATCGGAGCTGCACCCGCGTAGTGCCGTTATCTAAGTATTATTAAACTATATACTATATGTGTGTGTGATTGTTTTATTATAcatgtgcgtgcgtgcgtgcgtggtaCATGTCGTTTAGAGCATGCACTCTAGTTCCGGACGGCAGCGTTATGTTTGAGTGGTGTTGCATGGTGCAGCTGCTCAATTTGTTCCCTACTTCCCTTTACGTACACGCAGATGTATATGATATATGTACATGAATAATTATGTTTTCGTGTTTGGAGTTTTTATATTGGATCACACATTTGTGTTTGGATTTACATATGTGCATCACTAAAGAGTTCTTATGTTTTGGCTACATTATGCGCTTCGGACAAATTTCTTTTTTGAGCGGACAATTTATTTCTTTTGTCATTTTGTATTAATAGTACAGAACTCCCGCAAAAATATATTAATAGTACAGAAGGCCTGAAAGCCCAAGTTTGATCGGAAGCATAATAAGATATAACGTCTTGAAGGGGCGCATCTCTTATTCATACAAAATCAAAtggttatttattttattttattctgAATTTTCATGCTCCAGACGATATTAGTTGAGGCGAGAAATATTGGGTGTAATGCAGAAGTTTTAATTTCATTGAAAGAACAAAACAATAGGATTTGTATAACACTATGTAGTTATGCCAACATAATAAAAAAAAATCCCCATTACAGGTacttactccctctgttccaaaatatttGAAGTTCTAGATTTGTAAATTCAAAGTATTCAAGTTTGACCAAGTATACTGAAAAATATGTAACTATCTGGATTAACACCAAATACAACATATAGGATGGGAATATATTTCGTGACGAATATAATGCAACTAGTTTGGTTTTGAAGATGTTAATACATTTGTCTCTAAACTTGGTCACACTTTAGACTTAAAAAAATGGAATGGACGGAGTACAAAAATATATTTTCACCAAACTGATGAACGAAAATTGTTCTAATTGGTGTCTAAACAATAAGATGTGCACATGAAGTTAGTGACCATCTTTGACTATTTCCAACGTTATATATGTTGCATAGATtgaaatttatttatttatttatttcaggGAAATCCTTATTGTTGTATGGGGAGTAAAAGCGACCCCTATATAGTAATATATGATAAAATGAGAATGAACTAACAACATATAGTCCTTGTGTTACGTAGCTTTGGTGAACATACTTTTTCCTAAAAAGGGCCATGCATTCACGTAGCTTTGGTGACGCAGGCTGGGGTTGAACTAAAAGTCCTTGTGTTACGTAGCCCGTGAGTAGGAGTATATTATTACTAGCTGGTACCTGAAGAGTTGGCTAGCTAGCTTGAGTTGCTGGTCACGCCAACATGAAAAGGAAGGCGTCATGGAATTAATGGTCACCTTCAACTCTCGGAACTACGCAGCGAAGTCAAATGTACTTCGTCGCAGATGACTGTTTATTTCAGCAGCTTGTCCTTGACATGCAAGTCTTGAGTGCATCGTCTCCTGATGGCGTGGCGCGGCGCGGCCGGTGACCTGCATCACGCACGGGACCGTCGACGCTCCTACGCGACCGCGTGGACGCGCGATTCGTCCCAGCCAGCCCTGACGGGTGTCGGGTAGGTGGACGACCTGCTTCCATCAGGAGACGGACCGGCCGGATCGATCAGGTAGCCTCGGCGAACCACGAGCAGCCGATCGTCTAGCGCAGTAGAAGGATAGCGAAAACGACCGGGACCTACTGCCCGGAGCAGCTGAGCTGCCGATGGATCGAGATCGGCAATTGACCCCAGGAGCAGTTGCATTTCGGTACTGCTGTCAAATGACCGTCCAGCGGAGGTTTCGTGTCTGAATCCGACTTCTTTGTATGCTTTTGTACATGTTTCTTCTCAGACAACAGCTGACAGCAAACAAGTGTTTTTAAAATCACCGCCAATAATCCTCTCATCTAAACATGAAACATAATATTTGTGCATatatctttccctaataataaagcatggACTGTTTTTGGTCGTCCGTCATTTAAATTGCCCTCAAAACTGCCGTAGTTTACCCATCATGTCACCCATAAGCGAAAAAATGATTCGGACTTTTTTCTGTCAAACTCGCAGTTTGGTTCGTTTCTTAAAGGGCGAGACCCTAAGGCCAACTACACTGCGCGACCCCATTTTGTCCGCTCCCGTCCGTTTGGGGTAAAAGGGACAAACGAGGCGGCCCAGCGCGCGACGGCCCGGACCCATCTGGTCCGTTTTGTGTCCGGACCGACCCATTTCGAACGCAAACATGCGCCGGGTTTGGGTCATGGCGGACAGCGAACGGACGCTTCGAATGTCCGCGTCGGGGCCGCGTGGCAGGCGGCCACCTACCTCTCACCCGCCAACATCAATGCGCACGGGCGGGTGGCCCCACCTGTCATCCGCCCAGCGAACGGTCGCCGTCCTTCTTAAATGGGAAGCCGTGGACTGGTCGTCATCCACACTTCCCACTCCGGCCCCTCTCTGCCCCCTCGAAACCCGACACTCTCGAAACCCTAGCCGTTCCCCGTCCTCGACCTCGCCGGCCGGCCGCAGCCATGGGGCTTTGGAACTACGGCCGCAAGGGGAAGCACGGCCGCGAGGCCGGCTCCTCCTCGGGACGCCGCCGCGGCTCCGTCAAGAAGGAGGAGCCCGCATCTCCGCCGCGCTCCTCCAGTCGACCCCTCGCGCCTGCCCCCTTCACCATCGCCCCTAGGGCCGCCGGCGAGCGTGACCGGCGGTACCTGGCCGTGGATGTGTGCTGGCGGTACTGGGAGACGAGGACGCCAGTCTCGTGGAGCGACGTGCACCTCCCCAACAATTGGCACCTCTCCGCAGACCGGGTCCCGATCCCGCCGGTGCCGACGAGCGGCCGTGCGCGGCGCAATGAGatcgagcgccgccgcctcctccccgacGACCTCTACTACGACGAGAGGTACGCCCCCGACTCCATGCTGTGGGACACGTGGCTCCAAGACGAGCACGACGTGCGGCGCGCGTCCGACTTCGCCGACACGGTGTCGGGGCCGCGGTGGCCACGTCGGGAGGTGCGCGGGTCTACGCGGGTGTGCGGCCTCACGCCCACGCCGTCGCCTTCCCCGTCTTCgtcaccacctccacctcctcgcATGACAGCGAAGGAGGAGGCCCGTCTCATGGCGCGTGTTGTGGAAGACTCCATGCGCACGCACGACGAGCGTCAATGGGAGGGCCTCGAGGAGATGACGGCCCTCTCCGCGACCGGCGACGTTGCCATCCCCGAGCTGGAGATGGTGCTGAAGGAGGAGGTGAGGAGCCGCCGGTGGCCGCCTTCCACCCGGGCCTGGTGGGACAGGGGTGGACCTGGTCGTGCACGGCGGAGCAGATGGCCAACGCTGTGGGGAGCGTTAACTGGTGCCCCACGCCGCCGCGGTCGCCTGAGCGGGACGCCTCGCCTCGGGAGGAGGTGGTGCAGGCATCGGACACCTTCCAGCCCGCCGCCCCCGTGCACCACGGACTGCCGGCCCACCTCTGGACGCCGCCGGACTACGTCGACCTcgtcagcgacgacgacgacacaGGCGGTCACTGAAGACAGCGACGGCTACGGCATCGACGGGCGCGGCAGGAGCACGCGGGCGgcgtttttttattttgttttatgtAAATTATGGAACTGGGCCGTTTAAGCGAACCGTGAAACTGGGCCGTTTTGTGGCCGTGACCCCTAAATTATGTTTTAAGTTTTTTTAACTGCATTTATTTACCTTTTTACGCATTTTATTTAAGTTTTTATGTTTTTTTATCACGTCCACCCCGGACATGATTTGGGGTGCGGCCGCGCGTTGGGCGCACCCACGACCCAACGGACAGAGGCGGACATGGGCGAACCCATTGCCGTCCCAAAAGGACAAAATCTGGCCAAACCGGACATCCATTTAGGTTCACACGATGGAGTTGGCCTAAGGAATCATGAGGACGTCAGAGGTGTAGTGGTTGGAGCGCCCGTCCTCCATACAAGAGACCTAGGTTTCATCCCTCGTTGTTGCACTTTTTCTTCCCTCTTTTCTCTCTTTATTATGCAGCAAAACTCTCCTCCTCCCCAGCACGGGTTTATGttttattattttaatttgtttttccTTTCTTTAAATTAATTCGAGATtttccaaaattctaaatttaAAATGTTGTGAGTTaaaaaaaaaatgttcatgaaatcATAAAATGTTCAGGAATTCAAAATGAGGACGTCCGAGGTGTGGTGGTTGGAGCACCCGTCCTCCATACAAGAGACCTAGGATTGATTCCTggttgctgcactttttcttccCTCTTTTCTCTCTTTATTATGCAGCAAAACTCTCCTCCTCCCCAGCACGGGTTTATGttttattattttaatttgtttttccTTTCTTTAAATTAATTCGAGATTTTTTAAAATTCTAAATTTAAAATGTTGTGagttttgaaaaaatgttcatgaaatcATAAAATGTTCAGGAATTCAAAATGAGGTTCAAGAAATCATAAAATGTTTATGGATTCAAAAAATGTTGATGATTTCAAAAAGTTGTTTGAATATTATAAAAAATTCACGATTTTTAAAAATATCTTCAGCAAatataaaatgttcatgattttgaaaatgATCATTTATTCAAAACTTGTTCGTGAATTGGAAGAAAATATCTAtgaaatttttaaaaaatgttcacaaaaacTCAAAAAAATCGcgaatttcaaaatttgttccccagtttaaaaaaagttcaccgattcaaaaaatgttcgctgAGTAAAATACTGTCCATGCATTTCCCAAAAAAGATAAGTGGACATCAATCAATATAATTTGATCACACGGACACAATGGCCATCATTAACGAGGATAAGAAAAAAAAGATAAGTGGCAACATGATGGGCCACCGTGTTAAAATAGAAAAATAGAGTACACTTATATGTCAGGGTATTAAGTCATATTAATTTGGCTATGGTGTAATCCTTTTGTCTCTATATACAAACGATGAAAACCCCCTGCTTCCATCACAATGGCGACCTTATATGACTTGCATCATCCGCAAGCCTAATACTAGCACGGATGTGTAGCAAACGTACATGTCCCATAGAGTTAGCCTTCTTTCTGAATTTATAGAGGAAGAAGAGCATATGCCCACCATATATAAATCGACAACATCGCCCCTAAACTTCGAAACCGGTTAATTGATCCCCTGAAGTTTAGAGAAGCTAACAAAACAGCCTCGAAATCCATTTTAAGTGGCCTGGATAGGTGGTAGACTGACTATAAACATCAAGTTTGGCAAAATTTGCTCAGCaatcaactactccctccgtcccaaaatgtaagacattttttgactctagtgtagtgtcaaaaaaaaGTCTTACATTacgagacggagggagtacaagacaATCAAGATCAAGGCCCATTAAGCACCAAGAAAAATTACACGCATCATCCAGTGGAGTTTGTGATCTATCTAAATCCCCGACTGTCTACGCTCACAATGTTAACGTTCCTTAGGTGCTGCGTCCTACATTTCCTTTTCCTGACATTTGGACTGCTTTATCCACTCACGGCACTCCTCCGCGGTACCTTTGGGATGCGCAAGCTGCCACTTCACTAGCCTTTCCTTctgaaagaaaatgaaaaaaatattgcGTTAAGAATGTCTGACAACTAGAACAATGTGATCACTTACAAAGGGAAGGGAAGCATCAGTGTATACCCATTCTTTAACCAAGGGACCTTCTTCGATGTCCAAAACTCCCATAATGTCGTTCCCATCGAGCAGCGGTTTGATCTTCTTCCATGCACCTTCAAGATCTGAAGAACCAAATGATTAAGGTATAAATCAGGACAGCAAATCAGAATTTCAGACTAGTACTGACAGACTCGAGTCAGTACTTTACCGAAAACTATTCGGCATCATCAGGTAGGAAACTGAAAATAATTCTGCATCATCAGGTAAGTTCTTTACCGAGGTCAGTTATTAAACGCTCAACTCTGATATATATCTCTTTCCTTCTATTTAGCTCATCCTGCTGGCTGAAGGAACCATTTGCACTGCGGACTTCTGGATAGGACAGAGTGGATATCAATAGCGCCAGACGCCAAAGGTCCTTTATTCCAAGGAGTAGAAGTCCTGAAATGCTTAAACTGTCACAAAATTTTGGTCTAGCAACAAAAAAGGAGCAAGAATGTCATGCAAGAATAGATCCAATTGATTCATCAACAGCAACTCTATTCCAATATTCTAATAAGTTTAACCAAATATATCGAACGATCAAATCAAGCAATTGACATCACAGACATGGGGTTATAGAGAACCCGACAATATAAAAAACGTTCGGGATTTGAAAACAAGCATGTTCAGCACTGACCTGCCAAAACGCGTGCTACCATGTCTGTTGGTATCTCAAgattttttttttcgaaaaagggGGACTCCTcagcctctgcatcagaacgatacATACGGCCAACTTATTAAACAAATAAATAGGTTCAACAAGGTCTTAAAGTCTGAAAACGAAAATAAAGGAGAGCTCACAAAGAGCCAAAAAGGCGAAAAACAAACtcgccacaaccggctggcataaAAAAGATAggtaattgcctatcctattacatgaccgccatccaaaccggttgaagatatcccgtgctaccatctctcagcggatagatccagtaaccaaacgctccctggcctccgtcagAGTGAGTagggaccacatacggatcaacgcagtggcccagaaaataacctgcaaaaaatgaatatttgttgttctgttaaaaaccaaatcatttctgcagttccagacTGCCCACAGTAAAGCACAAACTCCTACGCGAATGTGTCTCGCTGTTTCGGGCCCTATCCCGTtaagccacgttccaaataacgtgTTTGACAGAACTCGATGGAGTAATGTTAAATGCAATATGGACTATCCGCCATAGAACTTTGGCTAACGGGCAGTCAAGAAAAAGGTGTTTGATAGTTTCATCCCGATCacagaaactacacctagtaggtcctgtccaattacgcttTGCCGAATTGTCCTTGGTTAAAATTActtgtttatggacaaaccacataaacactttgattttcaaaggaactttgacagcCCGAACATGTTTGGAACTAGGAATCGAGCTTGAATTGATAACATCAACATACATTGATTTAACTGTAAACTCTCCAGACCTAGTAAGTTTCCAGCGTAATTTATCGGGTTGTTGAGATAGTTGAACTTCCATCAGTCTACCTACTAGATGGAGCCATTCTTCCCAACGATTGCCAATTAGCGTCCTTCTGAACTGCATATTAAGGGGAGTGGATTGAAGTACCGTTGCAACGAATGCTtcacgtcgttgaacaatacGATGCAGAGACGGGTATTGAATGGCAAGGGGGGTCTCtccgagccaagtatcctcccagaatcgcGTGCTAGCGCCGTTGCCAATAATAAACTTTGTCCTATTAAACGAGGTTAATTTGACTTCCATAAGCCCTTTCCAAAAAGGTGAGTCAGTCGGCCTTGCTGTCACCTGGGACAAAGTTTTGGAGTGAAGATACTTGCTACGAAGGATTTGCGCCCAAGTGGCATCAGTCTCTACCGATAACTTCCACAGCCATTTGCTGAGAAGACATCTGTTCTTGACCTCAAGATTCTCAATACgaagacccccttggtctttcggtcgacagatgatatcccatttgGCGAGTCGGTACTTTCTCTTTAGTTCATCGCTCTGCCAGAAGAAACGTGATCGATAGaagtccagtcttttcctaaCTCCAACTGGGACTTCGAAGAACGACAaaagaaacataggcatactcgtgagaaccgagtttatcagaattaatcggcctccgtatgacatgagcttgcccttccaggaactcagtttct contains:
- the LOC109768805 gene encoding uncharacterized protein — protein: MPRKSTMSSLFFLVALLLSCSSMSSAARYLEEAVPKEYPPHPIVPEQPKPELPPHPAMPELPKPELPRPLVPEVPHPVAPETPKEPEVPHPVVPETPKEPELPHPVVPEVPKHELPPHPAMSELPKPELPHPAVPQTPKEPEVPHPVVPEVSKHEPLPHPAMPELPKLELPHPVMPEVAKEPEVPHTVVPEVPKEHELPHPALPELPKPEMPHHAVPEVPKEPHVPHPEVPEVAKEPELPHPTVPEVPKHEMPPFPKAELPPKPEFHFPEPEAKP